The window ATTTGTAGCGACACAATACTCACCTCAACGCCATAGGAAGATGCGATCGCTTTCAACTCATCTGCCGTCCCCGCGCGACGATGCCCGAAGTGAAAATCTTCTCCCACACTCACATGAGTGGCTTGCAATTGCTGCATTAAGATTTTTTCCACAAATTCTTGCGGACTCAAGGAAGCCAGTTCACGATCAAAGGGCAAGAGAACCAGTTGTTCCACACCCAGAAGACTGAGTTGCTGAACTTTTTCTGACCTTGTGGTCAAAAGGTTCCAGCTTTGACCTGAAAAAAATTCACGGGGATGAGGATTAAACGTCGCTACTGTGCTGTAAGTATGACCTTTCCCCAGCCTGATTGGGCGTTCCAAATTCTCTTTAGAGTTGGGCAATCTCAAACCTTCAATCCCACCTTGACCCTCTGGGAACGGTGGAGTCATGGCAATGGATTGAGCGGCCCCAGGTTGTTGCAAAATCGGTTTAATAACTTGACTGTGCCCTCGGTGAACGCCATCAAAGTTTCCTAGGGCAACAGCAGTTGGAGTTAAAACAGTAGCGAAAGACGAAGTAACCCACACGCTTTACATTTTGACACAATTAAGGGATTAATGGCTAGTCGTTTACAAGATGGCGCACGACTGCGCCGGGATGATTGCCTAACGGCTAACCAGCAATGCAACCGACTACTATACTTTGGATAATTGACTCAAGCAATGGTCTAAAGCCCTTCAATGGTCTTGACGAGCCTCAATCCCTGCAAAGGCTTTTTCTCTATCCAAAAGCGTATGATCACGGTTCTCCCTGAGATTGGGATTAAACAGTGAGTTTCACTTCTTCAGGCGCAACCAGATGTCCTGCGGCAGAACCCCCTAAATGAATGATCTGACCCTCGCGAGCCATCAGGGTATTGGGAAACTGCTCACAGGCTTGTTCCCCGACATGATCCAGAAAATCATCATTATGCAGCGGGTCATGGTGAAAAATCACCAGTTTTTTCACATTGGCAGCTTTAGCCACTTTGACGGCTTCCTGCCAAGTTGAATGCCCCCAACCGACCTTACTCGATGCCTTCGAGTGGTATTCTTCATCGGTGTAGGTGGCATCGTAAATCATCACATCGGCATTGTGCGCCAACTGGAGGACGTTTTTATCTAGAGTGTCTGGGAAATGCTCCGTGTCTGTAATGTAAGCCGCTGAGTAACCTCGCCAGTTAACGCGGTAGCCTACAGCTTCACCGGGATGGTTTAATAGCGCATTCTCAACCGTAATTTCCCCAATCTCAACTTTCTCCCCAAGTTCTAAGTCATTGAACTTTAAGTCGGCCTGCATGATTCGGATGGGAACAGGAAAATTAGGGTGAAGCATCTGATCCGTGAGACGTTTCTCAATCGTTGCTCCATTGGGTGCCGGTGCGCCATAGATATGAAAGCAATTACCCTTGATAAAAGCAGGTATAAAGAAAGGAACTCCCTGAATATGATCCCAGTGGGAGTGGGTGAAAAACAGATGAGCTTCTACAGGCATTTGCGAGAGCATTGACTGCCCCAACACTCGCAAACCTGTGCCTCCATCAAAAATCAGACGCTTACCATCCACTTGCATCTCGATGCAAGGCGTGTTGCCTCCATAGCGGACAGTCTCCGGCCCTGGACAGGCGATACTTCCTCTGACGCCCCAAAACTGAATTGTGAATAAGTTTTGTGTACTAGACATAATTTTTCCTTGCAGGCTTCTTCAGGCAGTTCATCAGTAAGTTTTACCAGGTTATTTAGGTTGTGCCGGAGCGTGAATGTCTGTTTTCGTTTATCCGATAAAGCTCCATCTAGGTTTTAGTAAAGTTTGGCGAAGTTGACAAGCACTGTTTGGCTGAGGAGCGCCATCTGACATCTAAACAAACATTTAAAACAACTGAGCCAAGAGAAATTTTTACCCTGATCACTGAATTCGTGGCGCATCGCTCTCATGAGCGGCAGTAAGCGTCAGTGGAGCGAGAACGCGCCCCCTCGGTAGTGTTAACCCAGCGAGACTCCTTAATCTCTAAGTTGCGAATATCGAACAACCAGCGTCTTACTTTTAAGTTTTTTTCGTATTTGCCCATAGCGCAGGAGATACAAAATTAGCTGAGCCAATCAGCAGAAATATCACCCTACAGGGGATACTTACAATCCTATTCGACGAAGGTTTCCTCTCGCAATTTTCTCGCAATTTCCACGCGTAATGCCAATCTCTTTCGAGAAGTACACTGCTTAAAAAGTAGGACTCCCGGTATACCTGTCATTGTCAAAAGATTAACA of the Allocoleopsis franciscana PCC 7113 genome contains:
- a CDS encoding bifunctional riboflavin kinase/FAD synthetase, producing the protein MWVTSSFATVLTPTAVALGNFDGVHRGHSQVIKPILQQPGAAQSIAMTPPFPEGQGGIEGLRLPNSKENLERPIRLGKGHTYSTVATFNPHPREFFSGQSWNLLTTRSEKVQQLSLLGVEQLVLLPFDRELASLSPQEFVEKILMQQLQATHVSVGEDFHFGHRRAGTADELKAIASSYGVEVSIVSLQMCQGERISSSSIRQSLLEGDISKANLRLGRPYTLTGVVVKGQQLGRKLGFPTANLQLPPEKFLPKHGVYGVRVHHPTLSSLASSPCAVMNIGHRPTVSGIGVTVEVHLLDWSGDLYGQTLTVSLEQFLRPEQKFASLEDLKRQIQVDCEAARAVLGCRD
- a CDS encoding MBL fold metallo-hydrolase codes for the protein MSSTQNLFTIQFWGVRGSIACPGPETVRYGGNTPCIEMQVDGKRLIFDGGTGLRVLGQSMLSQMPVEAHLFFTHSHWDHIQGVPFFIPAFIKGNCFHIYGAPAPNGATIEKRLTDQMLHPNFPVPIRIMQADLKFNDLELGEKVEIGEITVENALLNHPGEAVGYRVNWRGYSAAYITDTEHFPDTLDKNVLQLAHNADVMIYDATYTDEEYHSKASSKVGWGHSTWQEAVKVAKAANVKKLVIFHHDPLHNDDFLDHVGEQACEQFPNTLMAREGQIIHLGGSAAGHLVAPEEVKLTV